DNA from Gephyromycinifex aptenodytis:
CACCGGCCCGATGCAGTTCGGTTCCTACGACCAGGCCAACAAGACGATCACGCTGAAGAAGTTCGATGACTACTGGGGTGAAAAGGCCAAGATCGACAAGCTGGTTTTCAAAATCATCCCGGACGAGAGCGCCCGCCGTCAGGAACTGCAGGCAGGCAGCATCCAGGGCTATGACTTCCCGAACCCGGTCGACTGGCAGGCGCTGAAGGGGGCCGGGGCAGAGGTCAAGGTGCGCCCCGCCTTCAACATTCTCTACCTCGGCATGAACTCCACGACGATGCCGGAGTTGAAAGACCTCAAGGTGCGCCAGGCGCTCATGCACGCCATCAACCGCGAGCAGATCGTCAAGACCCAGCTGCCCGAGGGCGCGACCGCCGCCTCGCAGTTCGTCCCGGACACCGTCGCCGGGTACAACAAGGACCTCAAGGTCCCCGCCTACGACCCGGCCAAGGCCAAGCAGATGCTGACCGAGGCCGGCGCCGCAGGGATGACGGTCAACTTCTGGTACCCCTCTGAGGTGACGCGGCCGTATATGCCTGCACCGCAGAAGATCTACGAAGCGATTCGCACCGACCTCGAGGCCGTCGGCCTGAAGGTCAAGCCCACGGTCAAGCCCTGGAACGGTGGTTACCTGGACCAGGTCGACGCCGGTCAGGCCGGGTTGTTCCTGCTCGGGTGGACCGGGGACTACAACACCGCGGACAACTTCATCGGCACGTTCTTCGGCGACACCGAGAACCGTTTCAAGACCTCCAACTATCCGTGGGGTCAACCTTTGAAGGACGCCCTGCAGGACGCCGACTCCACGGTTGATGAGGGCGAGCGCACCGGCAAGTACGAAAAGCTCAACGAGCAGATCATGACCGAGTACCTGCCGGCCATCCCGATCAGCCACTCCCCGCCGGCGATTGTGCTGGCCAAGGGCGTCAGCGGAGTCACTCCGAGCCCGCTCACCGATGAGACCTTCGACCAGGTCGAACTCGGCGGCTGATGCTTTGACCCACGGGCTTCCCCTGCCGGCAGTGTGACCGGAAGGGGACGCCCGCCTCGACGGGCTCGGAGGTCCACCTGTGCTGCGTTACATTTTCAGACGTCTTCTTCAGATGGTGGGCGTCGTTTTCGTCCTGTCCATCCTGCTCTTCGCCTGGCTGCGTTCTCTGCCCGGCGGGCCGGTCTCAGCGCTTCTGGGCGAGCGCGCAACTGCGGAAACCCGCGCCCAACTCCAAGCCGCGCTCGGCCTTGACCAACCCATCTGGGTGCAGTACCTGAAGTTCCTCGGTCGCGCGGCACACGGCGATTTCGGCCCTTCCACCGGCGTGCTGCCCGGCGTGGACGCCTTGCAGATCCTGCTTTCCCGCCTGCCTGCCACCATCGAGTTGTCGGTGGTGGCAATCGTGTTGGCGGTGATCGTCGGGGTACCTGCGGGCTATCTGGCCGCCCGCCACCGCGGCGGGGTCCTGGACACCGGTGGGGTGCTGATGTCCCTGGTCGGGGTCGCCGTACCGGTCTTCTTCCTGGCGTTCCTGCTGAAGTACGTCTTCGCCGTCGAGTTGGGGTGGCTACCGGTCTCGGGTCGCCAAGACCCGATCAACGCCACTCGCGTCACCGGGTTCTTTCTGTTGGACGGAGTAGTGACCCGGGAGTGGGACGCCGTCTGGAGCGCCCTGAAGCACCTCGTGCTGCCTGCCCTGGCGCTGTCGACCATCCCGTTCGCGGTGATCTTCCGCATCACGCGGGCCAGCGTCCTCGACGTGCTGGACGAGGACTATGTCCGAACCGCCGAGGCGAAAGGTCTGACCTCAGCGGTGATCCGTAACCGCCATGTGCTGCGCAACGCGATGCTGCCGGTGGTGACCACGATCGGTTTGCAGATCGGGGCACTGCTGGCCGGTGCGGTGTTGACCGAGCGTGTCTTCAACTTTCCCGGCATCGGCGAAGCGCTTGCATTGGCCTTCGAGCGGCGCGACTACGCCGTGCTTCAAGTGCTGATCCTGGCCGCGGCGGCGGTCTACGTCTTCGTCAATCTGCTCGTCGATGTGCTCTACGCCGTCATCGACCCGCGCGTCCGGACCAGGTGAGCGCCCATGAACTCGCGTAAGAAAGCACGCATTGACTCACTGGCCGCCACCCCCGGCGCTTCGCTGGCCGTCGCGGACGCCGGAACCGTCGCCGAAGGAGAGGGCGTCAGTCTGCTGGCCAGCGCCTGGAGTCGGCTGCGCCGCAACGTCCTATTCCTCATCGGGCTCGGCATCGTCTCGCTGTTCGTCGTCCTGGCGCTGCTCTCGCCCTGGATCACCCCGCATGATCCAGCAGCCCAGTTGCTCATCGAACAGGTGCGCCAGCAGACCAATCCTGTCCCGGGCCCGCAGCCTGGCTTTCCCCTCGGCGCTGACCAAGCGGGACGCGACCTGCTCTCGCGGTTGATCGCAGGCAGCCGTCAGACGCTGTACGTCGGCGTCTTCGCCACCGTCGGCGGGCTGACTGGCGGGCTGATCCTGGGGACCTTGGCCGGCGCCTTCGGCGGCTGGATCGACGCACTGGTCATGCGCCTCGTCGACGTGATGCTCTCCATCCCCAGCCTGCTCATGGCGTTCTCCATCGCCGCGATCTTCTCTCAGCCCTCGCAGTGGACGGTGATCATCGCCATCGCCATCGTGCAGATTCCGATTTTCGCCCGGTTGCTGCGCGGCTCGATGATCGCCCAACGGCACAGCGACCACGTGTTGGCCGCTCGGGCGTTAGGCGTCAAGAAGGCGCCCATCGTGTTTCGACACATGCTCCCCAACGCCCTCGGACCGGTAATCGTGCAAGCAACGCTGGTGCTGGCAGTGGCCATCATCGATGCCGCAGCGTTGTCCTTCTTGGGGCTGGGCAATCCCGATGATCGCGCCCCGGAATGGGGGCAGATGCTCGGCGCCGCGCAGCAATACCTGGCCGGCTACCCGCATCTGGCTTTCTACCCGGCGATCTGCATCATCGTCGTCGCGCTGGGCTTCACCCTGATGGGTGAGTCGCTGCGTGAGGCGCTGGACCCCAAGACGAGGCGATGAGGACCATGAGCGGCTCTAGCGCAACATCCAGCACGAAGCGCCCGCAGGCCGCACCCGGTGATGGCCCCCTGCTGCGGGTGCGCGACCTGAGCGTGGAGTTCATCCGGCAAGGAACCGAACCCTTCACCGCGGTCGACCATGTTTCCTTCGATGTCCACCCGGGACAGACGGTCGGGCTGGTCGGCGAGTCCGGTTGCGGGAAGTCGGTGACCTCGCTGGCGATCATGGGGCTGCTGCCCCGGCGTGGCAACCGGGTGAGCGGAACTGTGGAATTCGAAGACACGGACCTGCTCACCCTCGGTGACGCCGCGATGCGTGATCGCCGCGGCCGCGACGTAGCCATGATCTTCCAAGACCCGCTCAGCTCGCTGAACCCGGTGGTGCCCATCGGCCTCCAAGTCACCGAAGTCATCGAACGCCACCGCGGGCTCAAACGCTCCGAAGCGATGAGACAAGCCGAGGATCTGCTACGCAAGGTAGGCATCCCCGACCCCAACCGGCGACTGAAGGAGTACCCGCACCAACTCTCCGGCGGGATGCGCCAACGCGCGCTCATCGCGATGGCCCTGGCCTGCGAGCCGCGCCTGCTCATCGCCGACGAACCCACGACCGCGCTGGACGTGACCATCCAAGCCCAGATCCTCACCCTGCTGCGCGACCTGGTCCAGGAGACGGGTACGGCGCTGATCATGATCACCCACGACCTCGGGGTCGTGGCAGGGATCTGTGACCGGGTCAACGTGCTGTACGGCGGCCGGATCGTCGAGCGCGCCGACCGCCACGAGTTGTTCGCTGACCCCAAACACCCCTACACCGCCGGCCTGCTCGCTTCGGTGCCGCGCCTGGATGCCCCTCGCGGTCAGCGGCTCTCCCCGGTCCCCGGCTCCGTCAACGACAACCTCCCGTGGACGAGCGCATGCGCCTTCGCCCCGCGCTGCTCCCAACCCGTCGACGTCTGCCGCGAACGCACCCCCGAGTTGATGAGCGCCGCGCCGGAACCGGCCCAATGCCGCGCCCTGCGCTGCCACAACCCCCTCAGTGAGGTCACCGCATGAGCCCCGCCACCACGTCGCAGCGCGCGCACACCCAACAGTCCCCTGAGCAGGATGTGCTCGTGGACGCTCAGGGCGTCAAGGTGCACTTTCCTATCAACCGCGGGATCATCCTGGATCGCACGGTCGGGCATGTGTACGCGGTCGATGGCGTCGACATGCAGATCCACCGCGGCGAGACCTACGGACTGGTGGGTGAATCAGGTTGCGGTAAATCGACCTTCGGGCGGGCGCTGCTCAATCTCGAGGACCTGACCGCCGGCAGCGTGCACTTCGACGGTGTTGACATCGCCTCGCTGAAGGGCGAGAAGCTGCGCCGGGCGCGCAAGCACATGCAGATGGTCTTCCAAGACCCACTCTCCAGCCTGGACCCGCGCCAATCCATCGAGGCGTTGTTGTTGGAGGGCATGCAGGCCCACGGGCTGCTCACCGACAAGTCGGCAGCAGGCGCACGGCTGTGTGAACTGCTTACCGCCGTGGGGTTACCGACCGCCGCGTTACGTAAGTACCCGCACGAGTTCTCCGGCGGGCAACGCCAACGGATCGGCATCGCCCGAGCATTGTCGGTCAACCCCAAGCTCATCGTGGCCGACGAACCGGTCAGCGCTCTGGACGTCTCGGTGCAGGCCCAGGTGGTCAACCTGTTGGAAGACCTGCAGGAAGAATTCGGCCTGACCTACCTGGTCGTGGCCCACGACTTGGCTGTGGTGCGCCACATCAGCGACGTCGTCGGGGTGATGTATCTGGGCGGTTTGGTCGAGGAAGCCGACGCGGACGACCTTTACGCCGAGCCGTTGCACCCCTACACCCGGGCGTTGATGTCGGCAGTGCCCGTGCCGGACCCAGTGGTGGAGGACCGCCGGGAGCGGGTGCTGCTCACCGGTGACCTACCCAGCCCGGCCAACCCGCCCAGTGGCTGTCGCTTCCACACGCGCTGCCCGTGGCGACAGGAAACACGCTGCGACACCGAACGACCGCAACTGCGCGTCATCGACACAGTCGGCAGCGCCACGATGTCCCGTCCCCACAAAGTGGCCTGCCACTATGCCCGAGAGATCGCCGGCGGTGCGATCACCCCGCATGCGATCTCGGCCGATTCCGGCGGCATCGCGCCGCGGGCGGAAGGCCCCGCCAACCCGGTGGGCGTCACTGGCAGCTTCACCGGCCCGGCGTCGCTGTCCGAACTCTAGGCGTCGCGTCGGGGCAGGCACGACCGGGAGCCGGTCCTGGCGGCGCTGTCTGCCCACCCGCTTCGCCGAATGCTGCCGGACCCGGTGCGGGGTCGCCGCAACAGGGGCTCCGGCTCAGATCCAGCCCTGCGCCCGCGCCAGATGGACCGCCTCGTGACGATTCGCGGCGCCGGTTTTTGCCACCGCAGCCGATAAGTAGTTGCGCACCGTCCCCGGCGACAGGTGCGCCCGAGCGGCGATCTCTTCCACCGGCGCACCGGCCCCCGCGAGTTCCAGCACGTCGGCTTCGCGCGGTGAGAGCGGGTTGGCGCCGGCCGCAATCGCGTCTGCAGCAAGTTCAGGGTCGACGTAGCGACTACCGCCGTGCACGGTGCGGATGGCCT
Protein-coding regions in this window:
- a CDS encoding ABC transporter substrate-binding protein, yielding MFRSRSVAAIAASSFLVLGLSACAESQREEGGGGSGSGGGTFTFGAAGAPKVFDPFYATDGETFRVSRQMMQGLVGFKDGTADPEPGLATEWTPSEDGLTWTFKLREDVKFHDGTDFNADAVCKNFERMYNQTGAGATAAVSQYWFDNFGGFKDGKEPSLYKFCTVKDPTTVELGLTRVTSKFPALLGLPSFSMQSPTAMEKYNANTVTAQGEGFVFPEYAMEHPVGTGPMQFGSYDQANKTITLKKFDDYWGEKAKIDKLVFKIIPDESARRQELQAGSIQGYDFPNPVDWQALKGAGAEVKVRPAFNILYLGMNSTTMPELKDLKVRQALMHAINREQIVKTQLPEGATAASQFVPDTVAGYNKDLKVPAYDPAKAKQMLTEAGAAGMTVNFWYPSEVTRPYMPAPQKIYEAIRTDLEAVGLKVKPTVKPWNGGYLDQVDAGQAGLFLLGWTGDYNTADNFIGTFFGDTENRFKTSNYPWGQPLKDALQDADSTVDEGERTGKYEKLNEQIMTEYLPAIPISHSPPAIVLAKGVSGVTPSPLTDETFDQVELGG
- a CDS encoding ABC transporter permease, giving the protein MLRYIFRRLLQMVGVVFVLSILLFAWLRSLPGGPVSALLGERATAETRAQLQAALGLDQPIWVQYLKFLGRAAHGDFGPSTGVLPGVDALQILLSRLPATIELSVVAIVLAVIVGVPAGYLAARHRGGVLDTGGVLMSLVGVAVPVFFLAFLLKYVFAVELGWLPVSGRQDPINATRVTGFFLLDGVVTREWDAVWSALKHLVLPALALSTIPFAVIFRITRASVLDVLDEDYVRTAEAKGLTSAVIRNRHVLRNAMLPVVTTIGLQIGALLAGAVLTERVFNFPGIGEALALAFERRDYAVLQVLILAAAAVYVFVNLLVDVLYAVIDPRVRTR
- a CDS encoding ABC transporter permease, producing the protein MNSRKKARIDSLAATPGASLAVADAGTVAEGEGVSLLASAWSRLRRNVLFLIGLGIVSLFVVLALLSPWITPHDPAAQLLIEQVRQQTNPVPGPQPGFPLGADQAGRDLLSRLIAGSRQTLYVGVFATVGGLTGGLILGTLAGAFGGWIDALVMRLVDVMLSIPSLLMAFSIAAIFSQPSQWTVIIAIAIVQIPIFARLLRGSMIAQRHSDHVLAARALGVKKAPIVFRHMLPNALGPVIVQATLVLAVAIIDAAALSFLGLGNPDDRAPEWGQMLGAAQQYLAGYPHLAFYPAICIIVVALGFTLMGESLREALDPKTRR
- a CDS encoding ABC transporter ATP-binding protein, which encodes MSGSSATSSTKRPQAAPGDGPLLRVRDLSVEFIRQGTEPFTAVDHVSFDVHPGQTVGLVGESGCGKSVTSLAIMGLLPRRGNRVSGTVEFEDTDLLTLGDAAMRDRRGRDVAMIFQDPLSSLNPVVPIGLQVTEVIERHRGLKRSEAMRQAEDLLRKVGIPDPNRRLKEYPHQLSGGMRQRALIAMALACEPRLLIADEPTTALDVTIQAQILTLLRDLVQETGTALIMITHDLGVVAGICDRVNVLYGGRIVERADRHELFADPKHPYTAGLLASVPRLDAPRGQRLSPVPGSVNDNLPWTSACAFAPRCSQPVDVCRERTPELMSAAPEPAQCRALRCHNPLSEVTA
- a CDS encoding ABC transporter ATP-binding protein yields the protein MSPATTSQRAHTQQSPEQDVLVDAQGVKVHFPINRGIILDRTVGHVYAVDGVDMQIHRGETYGLVGESGCGKSTFGRALLNLEDLTAGSVHFDGVDIASLKGEKLRRARKHMQMVFQDPLSSLDPRQSIEALLLEGMQAHGLLTDKSAAGARLCELLTAVGLPTAALRKYPHEFSGGQRQRIGIARALSVNPKLIVADEPVSALDVSVQAQVVNLLEDLQEEFGLTYLVVAHDLAVVRHISDVVGVMYLGGLVEEADADDLYAEPLHPYTRALMSAVPVPDPVVEDRRERVLLTGDLPSPANPPSGCRFHTRCPWRQETRCDTERPQLRVIDTVGSATMSRPHKVACHYAREIAGGAITPHAISADSGGIAPRAEGPANPVGVTGSFTGPASLSEL